One Watersipora subatra chromosome 4, tzWatSuba1.1, whole genome shotgun sequence genomic window carries:
- the LOC137393239 gene encoding PIH1 domain-containing protein 2-like has translation MKKMEDPKMLGQASQIWSMLDDMAENNPSAYRKFIDKQLKEGREHNKPPEPHMCVQTCLSSTWIPVYINLCSWKHITKPKDDSAPIPVFGGKLIKKDNEQDDEHFIINVAFHPEVLEKFGKQCTRKDEQEALIHLAITYAEDQNSIKLSAHYYIQDFNFKGDNGSIRDDFGLPQDPMKKELEKLAKSFAPLADIATKDPELIEQQLNGSEVKVSLEEKNQSDIKIPGVTTHQDSNGSACKLIEEIKLTPTYTLTYKNVDVANNTKSIMVKIDLEKVKDVQECILDISENTLRLSSKDYSLNLDLPESIAEDEVKARFSRTKHQLTVTLPILA, from the exons AAAAAGATGGAAGACCCAAAGATGTTAGGTCAGGCCTCACAGATATGGAGCATGCTAGATGATATGGCGGAAAACAATCCCTCAGCATACAGAAAGTTCATCGATAAGCAGCTAAAAGAAGGAAGAGAACACAATAAGCCACCAGAGCCCCACATGTGTGTGCAGACATGCTTG TCTTCTACCTGGATACCAGTGTATATAAATCTGTGTAGCTGGAAGCATATAACTAAACCAAAAGATGACTCGGCCCCCATACCAGTGTTTGGAGGAAAGctaataaaaaaagacaatgagcaag ACGACGAGCATTTCATCATTAATGTAGCATTTCATCCGGAGGTTTTGGAAAAGTTCGGCAAACAATGCACTCGCAAAGATGAGCAAGAAGCTCTCATTCATCTTGCCATTACATATGCGGAAGACCAAAATAGTATCAAACTGTCAGCGCACTACTATATTCAGGACTTTAATTTCAAAGGAGACAATGGCAGCATTAGAGATGACTTCGGACTGCCTCAGGATCCCATGAAAAAAGAGTTGGAAAAACTTGCCAAGTCTTTTGCCCCATTAGCTGATATCGCCACTAAAGATCCTGAACTGATAGAACAGCAATTAAATGGCAGCGAGGTCAAGGTCAGCTTGGAAGAAAAAAATCAGTCTGACATTAAAATACCAGGGGTGACAACACATCAAGACTCAAACGGTTCAGCATGCAAATTAATagaagaaataaaactgaccCCAACTTACACTCTGACCTACAAAAATGTGGATGTGGCTAATAATACTAAAAGTATTATGGTTAAGATTGACCTTGAGAAGGTGAAGGATGTTCAGGAGTGCATCTTGGACATTTCAGAG AACACTCTGCGGCTATCTTCAAAGGACTACAGTCTAAATCTAGACCTTCCGGAAAGTATAGCCGAGGATGAGGTGAAGGCCAGATTTAGTCGTACTAAGCATCAACTCACAGTTACCTTGCCGATATTAGCGTGA